From bacterium, one genomic window encodes:
- a CDS encoding enoyl-CoA hydratase/isomerase family protein has product MSLTNWIPTPEFKEYKELFKEHFEMERRDDGVLYVCMHTLGGEVQWNAELHRAIWQLFRTIGSDPKNEVLIFTAKGENWMRGFDNDSWAQIEEPAMGGDPKRATYENMFYDGRQMLISLIHDVEFPTICAFPGFGFHSEIGLMMDIVIASDDAIILDDHYGFGLVPGD; this is encoded by the coding sequence ATGTCACTTACCAACTGGATCCCCACACCGGAGTTCAAAGAATACAAGGAACTCTTCAAGGAGCACTTTGAAATGGAGCGCCGTGACGACGGTGTTCTTTACGTCTGCATGCACACGCTGGGTGGCGAAGTTCAGTGGAACGCTGAGCTGCACCGTGCCATCTGGCAGCTATTCCGCACCATCGGCTCTGATCCGAAGAATGAGGTGCTCATCTTCACGGCCAAGGGCGAGAACTGGATGCGTGGTTTCGACAACGATAGCTGGGCCCAGATCGAAGAGCCGGCCATGGGCGGTGACCCGAAGCGCGCGACCTACGAGAACATGTTCTACGACGGTCGTCAGATGCTGATCTCCCTGATCCACGATGTCGAATTTCCGACGATCTGTGCGTTCCCAGGCTTCGGGTTTCACAGTGAGATCGGTCTGATGATGGACATTGTGATCGCCTCTGACGACGCGATCATCCTGGATGATCACTACGGTTTCGGCCTGGTCCCCGGTGACG
- a CDS encoding helix-turn-helix transcriptional regulator — MSINSDMPEAKPNNRADRRRLRTRTAVLTAARQVFASQGVGATTIQDITDLADVAKGSFYNHFDSKEACLEAVVEKTLAELVRRLDVLSEPMRDDPARVIATCLRHSFRVYVEDPTLGRFALRAGELMAVGSMSLGVFGRRDIQRGLDSGRFHFDDLEIVFTMISGGAETLLRRRLEGELPAESEIAFTALALRLLGLPDDEASAIAEEDLVSLDQLERESS, encoded by the coding sequence ATGAGTATCAATTCGGACATGCCCGAAGCCAAGCCCAACAACCGAGCCGACCGGAGACGTCTCCGAACCCGAACTGCCGTACTGACGGCCGCCCGCCAGGTGTTCGCGTCACAGGGTGTCGGGGCTACCACCATCCAGGACATCACTGATCTGGCAGACGTCGCGAAGGGCAGCTTCTACAACCACTTCGATTCCAAGGAAGCCTGTCTGGAGGCGGTCGTCGAAAAGACTCTCGCCGAACTCGTTCGCAGACTCGACGTGCTCAGCGAACCCATGCGCGACGATCCGGCTCGGGTGATTGCCACCTGCCTGCGTCACTCGTTCCGCGTCTATGTCGAAGACCCGACGCTTGGACGGTTCGCATTGCGCGCAGGGGAACTGATGGCCGTGGGTAGCATGAGCCTGGGCGTCTTCGGGCGGCGAGATATTCAGCGCGGTCTCGATTCTGGACGCTTCCACTTTGATGATCTCGAGATCGTCTTCACGATGATCAGCGGCGGCGCTGAAACTCTGCTGCGCAGACGTCTCGAAGGCGAACTGCCCGCTGAGTCCGAAATCGCCTTCACCGCGCTCGCGTTGCGACTGCTAGGCCTCCCCGATGACGAGGCTTCCGCCATTGCGGAAGAGGATCTCGTTTCGTTGGACCAGCTCGAAAGGGAATCTTCGTGA
- a CDS encoding glycosyltransferase family 2 protein, with amino-acid sequence MSSESEVKLEGELDITLFIACYNEEKNIESTLDTVLAAVDEVGCSYEIIVIDDASRDRSVDLINSYQRARAHRPIRLIVNEYNKGLGQNYIEGAFQGRGRYYRLVCGDDVESRETLVQVLRHLGAADVVIPYHERCEGKSLPRRALSRTYTLVVNAITGYRIRYYNGMALHLRYNVMRWHTDYQGFGFQADLIARVLNQGASHLEIPVVVREREEGKSSALTLLNLFSVAHMLLDLVIRRIGQVGYGRRLGPVGSADDLAIQPVEEARAEKG; translated from the coding sequence ATGAGCTCCGAATCCGAGGTCAAACTCGAAGGCGAACTCGACATAACTCTCTTCATCGCCTGCTACAACGAAGAGAAGAACATCGAGTCGACTCTCGACACTGTGCTGGCCGCAGTCGACGAAGTCGGCTGTTCCTACGAGATCATCGTGATCGACGACGCGTCTCGCGATCGCTCGGTAGACCTGATCAACTCTTATCAGCGTGCGCGAGCGCATCGACCGATCCGGCTGATCGTCAACGAGTACAACAAGGGTCTGGGACAAAACTACATCGAAGGTGCGTTCCAGGGCCGCGGGCGCTACTACCGCCTCGTCTGTGGAGATGACGTGGAATCGCGTGAGACGCTGGTTCAGGTCTTGCGACACCTCGGCGCTGCGGATGTCGTCATTCCCTATCACGAGCGTTGCGAGGGGAAGTCACTACCCCGGCGCGCGTTGTCCCGCACTTACACCCTCGTGGTAAACGCCATCACGGGCTACCGCATCCGCTACTACAACGGCATGGCACTTCACCTGCGTTACAACGTCATGCGCTGGCACACAGATTATCAGGGCTTCGGTTTCCAGGCCGACCTGATCGCCCGGGTGCTCAATCAGGGGGCCAGCCACCTGGAGATTCCGGTGGTCGTTCGAGAGCGTGAGGAAGGCAAGTCGAGTGCGCTGACCCTGCTCAACCTGTTCTCGGTGGCGCATATGCTGCTGGACTTGGTGATCCGGCGTATCGGGCAGGTCGGGTATGGGCGTCGCCTCGGGCCCGTGGGCTCTGCAGATGACCTGGCGATTCAACCGGTCGAGGAAGCCCGGGCAGAAAAGGGATGA